The Tribolium castaneum strain GA2 chromosome 3, icTriCast1.1, whole genome shotgun sequence sequence tccgcAAAACTTATCGGTAAGTGTGATaccgttttttaaaatagtttaaaattaattggtagtttagtaattaaaagaaaatgtggTACAAACACTTGGGACCCCACCTAAAATCACTCACGCCGTTTAACAAAATCCTCCGACAAGCCTCCCAAGCCGTTCCAAGAAAAGTAATAACCGAAAACAACGACTTAAACGTATTTAAAGTCGGCCACAAACTGCACGGCTTTTTGGTAAAGGATGTGCGTGAAATTTCCGAATTCCGGCTCACGGCCATTTACCTCATCCACGAGCAAACGCAAGCGGCGTATCTCCACTTGTACCGAAACGACAACAATAACGCATTTGGAATTCAGTTTCGGACCACGCCGATGAACAGCACGGGCTTGCCCCACATTTTGGAACACACGGTTCTGTGTGGGTCGAAGCAGTTCCCAGTGAGGGACCCCTTCTTCAAAATGCTAAACCGCTCACTTGCCACTTTCATGAACGCCTTCACCGGCTCGGATTACACTGTTTACCCCTTCAGCACGCAAAACTTAAGCGACTATCGCAACTTGCAAAAGATTTACTTAGACGCGGCTTTTCGTCCGAATTTGAAAGAACTCGATTTCATGCAAGAGGGGTGGAGGCTTGAAAACGTCAATCCGAACGACAACTCCACCCCTTTGATCATAAAAGGGGTAGTTTACAACGAAATGAAAGGGGCGTTTTCCGAAAACGACAATCTCctgttacaaaaaatgcaaaatctcATTTTGCCCGACCACACTTATGGGGTTATTTCGGGGGGCGATCCCATGGAAATTCCGAACTTGACGTGGGACGATTTGAAGGAGTTTCACAAGAGACATTACCATCCCAGTAActgtaaattttattcttaCGGGAATTTTCCATTATCGCCATCTTTGGATTACATAAACAAGGAGTATTTATCGCAATACAAGTATGAACCAATGAACCACACAGCTGTGCCTAGACAAGCCCGCTGGAGCGCCCCTAGGCGCGAACATATCAATTCACGTTTCGAAAATATGAAAGAACCTCTCGAAAGGCAAAACACGGTTTCTATTTCGATTCTTTTGTCCGACATTACCGAAATTTACGATACGTTTTTGATGAATTTCGTTGCGGAATTGCTGATAAAAGGCCCGAATTCGCCCTTTTATAAATCGATGATTGAGCCGAATTTTTCGGGAGGTTTTACTCCATCAACTGGCTACGATACTCAGCCTCGGGACAGTATCTTCACTGTCGGTCTTCAAGGCTTGAAGAAGGAAGATTTTGATAAAGTCGTCGGGTTATTTGATAGTACTTTAGACCAAGTCGTAAATAACGGATTTGACCAGAAACACATCGACTCTGTTCTACATCGTTACGAACTTTCGATAAAACACGAAACTTCCAATTTTGGTCTCAATTTGATCGTTGGGCTGACGCCGACGTGGAATCACAACGGTGATATTTTGACAGCGTTACAAGTTAATAAGATGATCGATAAGTTGCGGAAAGAAATGAAGCAAGACAGTCACTACTTGCAAAACATCGTCAAGCAGTACTTTAAAGATAATAATCACCGGTTGGTTTTGACAATGTCGCCTGATATGGACTACGAGAAGAAGCAACAAGCGCAGGAGCAAGAACTGATCAAGAAGAAGACTGAAACGTTGACCGATAGCGACAAAGAGGTGCTTTTCAAGAAATGTCTGGAGTTGCAAAAGTTCCAAAACCAGCAGCAAAACACCGACATTTTACCGACTTTACTCATTGAAGACATTAGCAACGAAGTTGAGAAAATTCCCCGGGAAAAAGTCACGATTAACTCAGTCCCTGTACAAATCAACAAAGTCAATTCTAACGGAATCGTCTACTTCAAGGCGCTTCTAAGCACCGTGGAACTCTCCCCCGAGCAGCAAATGCTACTGCCTCTATTTTGTTACGTCATCAATAAACTGGGGACCGATAAGTTGAATTACCGCGAATTTGATAATTTCATGAATCGACGAACGGCCGGCTTAAACCTTGAGCCGTTTATTGCAGAAAGTTTGTTTCAATTACACAATTACGAACCTTCGATTAAAATTTCAAGCTATTGCCTGGAAAAAAATGCTGACGCAATGTGGGAATTGTGGTCGCAAATTTTCAACATCACCAAGCTTCGTGATGTTGAAAGGTTTCAAATGTTGACTCAACTTTACATGACTGATTTAACAAACGGCGTAGCCGATTCCGGACATATTTACGCAATGCAAGCCTCTGCAGCTCTTGTATCCGGAACTGCATATCAAAGGGAACTGCTCTTAGGACTCCAGCACATGCAATATATGAAGAGGTTGATGGGAACTTCGCACTATAAGGCCGTCTTGGATGAGATTCTCAACATCGCTAAGATTattttcagcaaaaataaCATGAGGTTTGTTGAGAAATGTAGGGTGTGTCAGCGATTcgcaaatttttttcgttcagagaaagaaaaaaaaatactgtatttTTAAACGGTGATCACaaggcaaacaaaaaatacgaaCAGATATAGTACTATTAAATTCTCAACTGTAAAATAAAGTGATAATGCagtatttttgtcaaaaactgttaaaaaaattaaaccatttTGCATCATACTGAAGATACAAAATCGTGtaaagaacaaagttgtagaacGTCCagaattaaattgtttacaaattaaaattaaaattttaaatatcacgacaaaaatttattgtttgttttgaattttaacTCGCGAATTGCTGATGCACTTCGAAGGTGCGGCTCTAATTGGCGGTGTTGTAGGTGCGCGTTTAACATTTCCCAAGAAAACcagtcaaaaataatgaaaacgtTCGccaactttactaaacaaattcCCGAGAGTGCCACAAAGCCCTCGCAGGACCGCAGCTACGTCGAGGGAAAAGTTTGGGCTCCTGTCAATGCTGTAAACTGCCAGCACCACGTCTTGAACGTCCCTGTGAATTACTGCAGTAAGGCTATACTCACGTCCCCTTACAACAACAAGGACTACGCGAGGTTGAGGGTGTTGGCGCGGCTTATTTCCGCCAAATACCTCCACCCGGAGCTGAGAGAGAGACAGGGGGCTTACGGCGGCGGCGCCCGAATGACGAACGACGGCGTTTTCGTCTTTTACAGCTACCGTGACCCTAGGAATTTGCAAACTTTGGACGTTTTTGACAACACCTACAAGTGGCTGCAGGAGAATTTGGATAAAGTGACTCCGCAAGAAATCCTCGAGTCGAAGTTGGGGGTGTTTCAGGCCGTCGATGCGCCGGTTCCGCCGAGTCAAAAAGGCTGTGATGAGTTCCAGAGGAGGCTCACGCCGGATGTGCTACAAAGACACAGAGCGGAAATAATGTCGGTTGATAAGAACGCGTTGATAAGTGTGACGGAGAAGTATTTAGTCGAGGGTGATCCAACGATGAGTGGAAAAGTCGTATTGGGGCCAAAGAGTGATAAATTTGATACAAGTAGTAGGTCTAGCGAAATGTGGACAGTTATGGAAAATGAGTGAAATTTCATGTACTTGTTAATTGTTCAATAAATTCTGCTTTGTTGTATCAGTGGGTTTTTATCACCTGTGTTTATTGCAGAACTAATTATGGCGGTACCACCATGTTTTCACTCAGTTAAGGAGTACTTTGACGAAGTTCTTGATTTTCTCAAGGACTATCAGTGGGTCTACAAATCTCCCAACACGCATATCTTAGtgaataaagtgtttgaacaGTTTCCCGATGATTGGGTCTCGTTCTTAGGCAGTCTGACCAATGaggaattaaataatttgtcaTTGGGTCATTTATCGGTAAGTGAAtgaattatttcaattaaatcatGGTCCAGAATCAACAACGTTTAGGATAACGCTCCAGTTACTTtgaaggatttttttaaaagaatcaaGAAATTGAAAGTTAGGATTGAAAAAAGGACAGTTACTGAAATGTACACATTTCCGAACAATTCCGGTCTAAGCAGAAAAAAAGAACATGAAATTATGTCACTGGCTCCACTGATACATGaagtttatgaaaaaaacaactgtgatttaattttagatgtAGGTACAGGCCTTGTAAGTATAAAAGGCAAACCTTGACCTAGGTTATCGAAACATTTGAGGGTTACCTTCCGAGGCTTTTGtacgaaaaatataaatatcgTACACTGGGAATAGAGGGAAGTTCGGAAAAAGTTCGGCTAGCAAAAGCCCAACAAACGAAATTTCCCGAATCGACGAATTTTGTAACATATTACGAGCATTTTATAACACACGATTCCGACAAACAGCTAAAGGACGTACTGAAGGAATTCCCTGCGAGTAGAGTTTGTATAACAGGACTCCACGCTTGTGCCGATTTGAGTGTGATAATGTTAGATTTATTTACCAAATTAGAAACGGCCAAATCGTTGGTAATTATGCCGTGCTGTTACCACCGATTAAGGCAAACCAACTGCACTTTCGACAATTTTCCTACCAGTAGATTACTTAAGGAATTGGTTGGTTTACACGAACTTGGTAGTGTTTTGAAAGTGCCGTTTTTGAGACTGGCGTGCCAGAATTCCGGAGATGGATTGAAAGATTTGACGGAAGAACAACACGAAGAACATGCCAATAATTGCTTGTTCAGGGCAATTTTGCAAGATGTTGCCGAATCAGGTTAGTATTTTAACACAGCAACGATGGTTTAGGCCTTAGTCATTTTTATATGAGTTAGAATGAcgatatttcataaaaattcctaATTCCTCAAAGTAAAATACAGACTTAAGGAATTATAGATAGTTGATTAGATAAATATTTTAGCTCTGTAGTGAATCCTTATTAAGAACTACACGTGTATAAATTTCGGAGTAAGAAATTCCGAGAATGATATACAagtgcattaaaaaaatagttactgaaaaaaattaaaacaatttgatacctagaaatttaaaacaatttattaattcgtACATACAAATCTAAGTAAAAGAGTACAATATTAACATACAATTGCTAACAACTACGAAGAATTCAAGGACTTTGTCATTAAATATACTTTACAAGTATCTTTGGCACAAATTCGTCAAGTAAAGgctttaagtaaataaaattttcgtaaCCACTGGCTCACGAATCGATTCACGACTGGAGTAAATACTTATCCAGAAaaccatttttattaaccatacatttattcttattttttcccGCCCACCATTTCGTAATATcactgtaaattttttgttttatgggCTCGTGTAATTTCTGACATAGCGTACAAAGCGACCGGGTACTTGAAGTTTCGACAATGTAGTCCTTTTTCCACTCGAGAAACTTTAAATACTTTTCGGGGTGACTGTCCAGATATTTTATATGCTTAACTAAGTCTTTAACCGACATAAAATCCATCACATTAATCACAGATTTAGGCGGCGCGAGAGTGTTATAATCGGCACCACCGTACACAATTGGCACTATATTTCGTTGCAGAACATTGTACAACTTCTCTGTAACGTAGTCTTCACAAATCGAATTTTCAAACGAGAGGTAAAATTTGTAGTCCCTTTCCATCTTATCGTAGCAGGCTTCCGTATTATCTTTCTCACAGTGCAAAGCACTACATTTTCCGTAAACATCTACGTGTATCTCTTTTTGGATTTCATTGACCAGTAGTTCTCTTTGACTCGAGGTTTTACAATTCGAGACAAACCACGCAATTTTTTTCGGCCgtttttgaatttcttcaaCTGTTGGTAACTCGTAGTcggtttttttcttaataaggAAGCCGTAAGGACGAAGGATATCGGAATCCAATCGGTACGTCATTGTCCAATtataaaagttgttaaaatcCTTGATGAAGGACGGAGTATTCACTGGTGATTCCTTGTtagagaaaatataaaattgatTCGGGTTGCGTTTTTGGGGCTTGCCGAACAATTTCTCCTGGTATTCCACGGCGTGGAACATTATAGCGTGGAATTTTTCGACGGGAAGTTCATTTTTAACGTAGGTGGCGTAACAGTTCTTGTAGGcacatttttcgaaaatttttgaccCAGTGCCGAGGTAGAAATGGGGACTTTGGAACATTGGGGTCCAGTAAAGAATCGTTTTGGTGACATTATTGCCCAGAAAGGTTGGTTTGCCGTCTACACTGcgttttattaatgtttgcGCGGGTGTCGATTCGGTTCGGTATTGTGATAAGAGGAAGATCGTTGCTATTAATAACCCAAGAATGGTAAATAATAGTTTATGAAACGttaccatttttatttattgataagACAGCGCAA is a genomic window containing:
- the LOC135265592 gene encoding alpha-(1,3)-fucosyltransferase C-like, translated to MVTFHKLLFTILGLLIATIFLLSQYRTESTPAQTLIKRSVDGKPTFLGNNVTKTILYWTPMFQSPHFYLGTGSKIFEKCAYKNCYATYVKNELPVEKFHAIMFHAVEYQEKLFGKPQKRNPNQFYIFSNKESPVNTPSFIKDFNNFYNWTMTYRLDSDILRPYGFLIKKKTDYELPTVEEIQKRPKKIAWFVSNCKTSSQRELLVNEIQKEIHVDVYGKCSALHCEKDNTEACYDKMERDYKFYLSFENSICEDYVTEKLYNVLQRNIVPIVYGGADYNTLAPPKSVINVMDFMSVKDLVKHIKYLDSHPEKYLKFLEWKKDYIVETSSTRSLCTLCQKLHEPIKQKIYSDITKWWAGKNKNKCMVNKNGFLDKYLLQS
- the LOC103313849 gene encoding presequence protease, mitochondrial — its product is MWYKHLGPHLKSLTPFNKILRQASQAVPRKVITENNDLNVFKVGHKLHGFLVKDVREISEFRLTAIYLIHEQTQAAYLHLYRNDNNNAFGIQFRTTPMNSTGLPHILEHTVLCGSKQFPVRDPFFKMLNRSLATFMNAFTGSDYTVYPFSTQNLSDYRNLQKIYLDAAFRPNLKELDFMQEGWRLENVNPNDNSTPLIIKGVVYNEMKGAFSENDNLLLQKMQNLILPDHTYGVISGGDPMEIPNLTWDDLKEFHKRHYHPSNCKFYSYGNFPLSPSLDYINKEYLSQYKYEPMNHTAVPRQARWSAPRREHINSRFENMKEPLERQNTVSISILLSDITEIYDTFLMNFVAELLIKGPNSPFYKSMIEPNFSGGFTPSTGYDTQPRDSIFTVGLQGLKKEDFDKVVGLFDSTLDQVVNNGFDQKHIDSVLHRYELSIKHETSNFGLNLIVGLTPTWNHNGDILTALQVNKMIDKLRKEMKQDSHYLQNIVKQYFKDNNHRLVLTMSPDMDYEKKQQAQEQELIKKKTETLTDSDKEVLFKKCLELQKFQNQQQNTDILPTLLIEDISNEVEKIPREKVTINSVPVQINKVNSNGIVYFKALLSTVELSPEQQMLLPLFCYVINKLGTDKLNYREFDNFMNRRTAGLNLEPFIAESLFQLHNYEPSIKISSYCLEKNADAMWELWSQIFNITKLRDVERFQMLTQLYMTDLTNGVADSGHIYAMQASAALVSGTAYQRELLLGLQHMQYMKRLMGTSHYKAVLDEILNIAKIIFSKNNMRCAFNISQENQSKIMKTFANFTKQIPESATKPSQDRSYVEGKVWAPVNAVNCQHHVLNVPVNYCSKAILTSPYNNKDYARLRVLARLISAKYLHPELRERQGAYGGGARMTNDGVFVFYSYRDPRNLQTLDVFDNTYKWLQENLDKVTPQEILESKLGVFQAVDAPVPPSQKGCDEFQRRLTPDVLQRHRAEIMSVDKNALISVTEKYLVEGDPTMSGKVVLGPKSDKFDTSSRSSEMWTVMENE